Proteins encoded within one genomic window of Nitrospina gracilis 3/211:
- a CDS encoding polyprenyl synthetase family protein: MPAEDYLAECKEYIDEAIPLFLPEPDTYPVSIHESMHYSLSAGGKRLRPTLLIAATEAVGGSRKDVLPFAVAAEFLHTYTLIHDDLPALDNDSLRRGKPTNHKVFGEAIAILAGDALLTQAFVLMTNAFLMEAIPHENILRASHEMAQALSSTGVIGGQVVDLESEGKPIEASTLEYIHIYKTGFFFKSCVRVGAILGRADSQQLGAISRFGAHIGLAFQIIDDILDIVGDKAKIGKDVGSDVSKNKATYPALFGLEESRKKADSLVEEAITCLKDFDERANPLRDIALFFVQRTF; the protein is encoded by the coding sequence TTGCCCGCCGAGGATTATTTAGCTGAGTGTAAGGAATATATCGACGAGGCGATTCCCCTGTTCCTTCCGGAGCCAGATACGTATCCGGTAAGCATCCATGAGTCGATGCACTACAGTTTGTCCGCTGGGGGGAAACGGCTGAGGCCTACCTTATTGATTGCCGCGACGGAAGCCGTGGGTGGCAGCCGTAAGGACGTGCTTCCATTCGCAGTTGCCGCCGAGTTCCTCCATACGTACACCTTGATTCATGACGACCTTCCCGCGCTGGACAATGACAGCCTGCGGAGGGGTAAGCCGACAAACCACAAGGTTTTTGGTGAAGCCATTGCCATTCTCGCGGGGGATGCGCTTCTCACCCAGGCATTCGTATTGATGACCAACGCCTTTTTGATGGAGGCCATCCCGCACGAAAACATCCTTCGCGCATCGCATGAAATGGCTCAGGCGCTCAGTTCCACCGGGGTCATTGGCGGCCAGGTGGTGGACTTGGAATCGGAAGGGAAGCCGATCGAAGCTTCTACACTGGAATACATTCATATTTACAAAACCGGTTTCTTTTTTAAATCGTGTGTCCGTGTGGGCGCCATACTGGGTCGCGCGGATTCGCAACAACTTGGGGCCATTTCCCGATTCGGGGCACATATTGGTTTGGCCTTTCAAATCATAGATGATATCCTCGATATCGTTGGCGATAAGGCAAAGATCGGCAAGGATGTCGGAAGCGATGTCAGTAAAAACAAGGCGACGTATCCGGCGCTGTTTGGCTTGGAGGAATCCCGAAAGAAAGCCGACAGCCTGGTTGAGGAGGCCATCACCTGTCTGAAAGATTTTGACGAGCGCGCGAATCCTCTCCGCGACATCGCCCTCTTTTTTGTTCAACGGACTTTTTAA
- a CDS encoding acetylornithine transaminase — translation MKKTANIIKLTDKHVARTYGRLPLALVRGKGCYVWDAEGKKYLDCVTGLAVDNLGHCHPEVVKAIRKQAGTLIHVSNLYHIEPQSRLAKDLTRLSFAGKVFFCNSGTEANEAAIKLARKHSTDQGYNNRFEILTFTNSFHGRTLGSLSATAQTKFHSGFKPLLSGFKYVRFNDIDAVAKAVSQKTCAVLIEPVQGEGGVNIPDKQFLKDLRQLCRDNGLLLIFDEVQTGFGRTGALFAYERFGVKPDVITLAKALGGGMAIGAMMATDEVMKSFVPGTHAATFGGNPLACAAAQAALDVVAQKPFLKNVRETGDYFAKQLKSLAKQHPVVKEVRGLGMMLAMELKVPGMPVLNDCMEKGILINCVQNTTLRFLPPLIIKRKEIDTLIQTVSESLSRLES, via the coding sequence ATGAAAAAGACCGCAAACATCATCAAGCTCACCGACAAGCATGTCGCCCGCACCTACGGACGGCTCCCGCTTGCCCTGGTCCGGGGAAAGGGTTGTTACGTGTGGGACGCGGAGGGAAAAAAGTATCTCGACTGCGTCACCGGGCTTGCGGTGGACAATCTCGGGCACTGTCACCCGGAAGTTGTCAAGGCCATCCGAAAACAAGCGGGTACGCTGATCCATGTGTCCAACCTGTACCACATCGAACCCCAGTCCCGGCTGGCGAAGGACCTGACGCGCCTCAGTTTTGCCGGCAAGGTGTTTTTCTGCAACAGCGGAACCGAGGCCAACGAAGCAGCCATCAAGCTTGCGCGCAAACACTCCACCGACCAGGGGTACAACAACCGGTTCGAGATACTCACGTTTACGAATTCGTTCCATGGACGCACGCTGGGGTCCTTGAGCGCCACCGCACAGACCAAGTTTCATTCCGGGTTCAAGCCGCTGCTTTCAGGCTTCAAGTATGTCCGGTTCAATGACATCGACGCCGTGGCCAAGGCCGTCTCCCAGAAAACCTGCGCCGTGCTCATCGAGCCGGTGCAGGGTGAAGGCGGTGTCAACATTCCGGACAAACAGTTCCTGAAAGATTTACGGCAACTTTGCCGGGACAATGGACTGTTACTGATATTCGACGAGGTCCAGACAGGTTTCGGCCGGACGGGGGCCCTGTTCGCTTACGAACGGTTCGGGGTGAAGCCGGACGTCATCACACTGGCCAAGGCGCTGGGTGGAGGCATGGCCATCGGCGCGATGATGGCCACCGACGAAGTAATGAAATCGTTCGTGCCCGGAACGCACGCAGCCACCTTCGGCGGCAACCCCTTGGCGTGCGCCGCGGCCCAGGCGGCATTGGATGTGGTGGCGCAAAAACCCTTCCTTAAAAATGTACGGGAGACGGGGGATTACTTCGCAAAACAACTGAAGTCGCTTGCAAAGCAACACCCGGTGGTCAAGGAAGTGCGGGGATTGGGAATGATGCTGGCCATGGAACTGAAAGTACCCGGCATGCCCGTCCTCAACGATTGCATGGAAAAGGGAATTCTGATTAACTGTGTGCAGAACACGACGCTCCGGTTCCTGCCGCCTTTGATCATCAAACGAAAAGAAATCGACACCCTCATTCAAACTGTGTCGGAAAGCCTTTCGCGGTTGGAATCCTGA
- the tgt gene encoding tRNA guanosine(34) transglycosylase Tgt, which produces MFEFEIQKKHMHSGARLGTITTSHGRIQTPAFMPVGTQATVKALSPEDLKNCGAEIILGNTYHLYLRPGHKLIEQLGGLHRFMNWDRPILTDSGGYQVFSLNDLARVTEDGVTFRSHLDGSRHLLSPELAIEIQQSLGADIIMTFDEPTPPDADEAQTLQSLELSTRWARRCQEAHTRKGQTLFGIVQGGMFKNLRNESARQIIDLGFKGYAIGGLSVGEEKALMLELAEHTAPLLPENAPRYLMGVGTPDDLIDCVKMGIDMFDCVLPTRNARNGTIYTSEGKLNIRNARHRDSDRPLDPECTCYTCKHYSRAYLRHLYMADEIFAMRLNSLHNTAFFQKWMADIRRAIAEDRPLDWRLPESGENNGG; this is translated from the coding sequence GTGTTTGAATTCGAAATCCAGAAAAAACACATGCACTCGGGCGCGCGGCTCGGCACCATCACCACATCGCATGGCCGCATTCAGACGCCTGCCTTCATGCCCGTCGGGACGCAGGCCACGGTGAAGGCACTATCACCCGAAGATCTGAAAAACTGCGGGGCGGAAATCATCCTGGGCAACACGTACCACCTGTACCTCAGGCCCGGACACAAACTGATCGAACAGTTGGGCGGCCTGCACCGGTTCATGAACTGGGACCGTCCAATCCTCACCGACAGCGGCGGCTACCAGGTGTTCAGCCTGAACGACCTCGCCAGGGTCACCGAGGACGGCGTCACCTTCCGCTCGCATCTCGACGGTTCCCGTCACCTGTTGTCACCGGAACTGGCCATCGAAATCCAGCAGTCACTGGGCGCGGACATCATCATGACCTTCGATGAGCCAACGCCCCCGGACGCGGACGAGGCGCAGACGCTGCAATCCCTGGAGCTGTCCACCCGGTGGGCCAGGCGTTGCCAGGAAGCGCACACGCGCAAAGGACAGACACTGTTCGGCATCGTGCAGGGGGGCATGTTCAAAAACCTGAGAAACGAAAGCGCCCGGCAGATCATCGACCTCGGCTTCAAGGGATACGCCATCGGCGGACTCAGTGTCGGGGAGGAAAAGGCATTGATGCTTGAGCTGGCCGAACACACCGCCCCGCTGTTGCCGGAGAATGCGCCGCGTTACCTGATGGGCGTCGGAACGCCGGACGACCTGATTGACTGCGTGAAGATGGGCATCGATATGTTTGACTGCGTCCTGCCGACTAGAAACGCGCGCAACGGAACTATTTACACCAGTGAAGGCAAGCTCAACATCCGCAACGCGCGTCACCGGGACAGCGACCGGCCTCTCGATCCGGAATGCACCTGCTACACCTGCAAGCATTACTCGCGCGCGTACCTGCGGCACCTTTACATGGCAGACGAAATTTTTGCCATGCGGCTCAACTCGCTTCACAACACGGCGTTTTTTCAGAAATGGATGGCGGACATTCGACGCGCCATCGCCGAAGACCGCCCGCTGGACTGGCGTCTGCCGGAATCGGGCGAGAACAATGGCGGCTGA
- the nhaD gene encoding sodium:proton antiporter NhaD yields MHQLTNTWAGYICLIAFVVGYSLVVLEEKLHLRKSKPVIVAGCFMWFIIGLYQASNGMDGDAAHHYIKELIAEIGELFFFLLAAMTYINTLAERNVFNSLRAWLLSKNLGFRKLFWATGLITFFLSPLADNLTSALLMSTVALAVSQGNGRFITLAFINIVVAANAGGAYSPFGDITTLMVWTAHKVETHEFIYLIIPSFVNWIIPALCMFPFLPKKFPDVPKETIPIKQGGKVVMVLGILTIATAVSFHHFLHLPPYLGMMFGLGVLMIYGYWLKIRPDKKVYETGLYGEIHKGEPKHFDIFNKIATVEFDTLLFFFGVLTAVGALQYIGYLALVSQNMYEGIGPTWSNIIVGVLSAIVDNIPVMFAVLKMDPNMGLDQWLLITLTTGVGGSLLSIGSAAGVAVMGVDRKHYTFLSHLKWSWTIMIGYIASIFSWYLVTLPLR; encoded by the coding sequence ATGCACCAATTGACTAACACCTGGGCGGGTTATATTTGTCTCATTGCTTTTGTCGTCGGTTACTCGCTCGTGGTGCTGGAAGAAAAACTTCATTTGAGAAAATCCAAACCGGTGATCGTTGCCGGCTGTTTCATGTGGTTCATCATAGGCCTTTACCAGGCTTCCAACGGCATGGATGGCGATGCCGCGCACCACTATATAAAAGAACTCATCGCGGAAATTGGAGAGCTGTTTTTCTTTCTTCTGGCTGCCATGACCTACATCAACACACTGGCTGAGCGAAACGTTTTCAATTCCCTGCGGGCGTGGTTGTTGAGCAAGAACCTGGGTTTCCGCAAGCTGTTCTGGGCAACGGGACTCATCACGTTTTTCCTTTCCCCGCTGGCGGACAACCTGACCAGCGCCCTGCTCATGTCCACCGTAGCGCTGGCGGTCAGCCAGGGCAACGGACGCTTCATCACGCTGGCCTTCATCAACATTGTGGTTGCGGCCAATGCGGGTGGCGCATACAGCCCGTTTGGCGATATCACCACCCTCATGGTGTGGACGGCTCACAAAGTGGAAACGCACGAGTTCATTTATCTGATTATTCCCTCGTTTGTGAACTGGATCATTCCGGCGTTGTGCATGTTCCCTTTTCTTCCCAAAAAATTCCCGGACGTCCCCAAGGAGACCATTCCAATCAAACAGGGCGGCAAAGTGGTTATGGTGCTGGGCATCCTGACTATCGCCACGGCAGTCAGCTTTCATCACTTCCTGCACCTGCCACCTTATTTGGGAATGATGTTCGGCCTGGGGGTTCTGATGATCTACGGCTACTGGCTGAAAATCCGGCCGGATAAGAAGGTATACGAAACCGGGCTCTACGGGGAAATCCACAAAGGCGAGCCAAAGCATTTTGACATTTTCAACAAGATCGCCACAGTGGAGTTCGACACCCTGTTGTTTTTCTTCGGGGTGCTGACAGCCGTCGGCGCACTTCAGTACATAGGATACTTGGCTCTTGTAAGCCAAAACATGTACGAAGGCATCGGCCCCACCTGGTCGAACATTATTGTCGGGGTTCTTTCCGCCATCGTCGATAACATTCCGGTCATGTTCGCTGTGCTCAAGATGGACCCGAACATGGGGCTGGACCAATGGCTCTTGATCACCCTCACCACGGGCGTTGGCGGCAGTCTGTTATCGATCGGTTCCGCCGCGGGTGTGGCCGTCATGGGTGTAGATCGGAAACACTACACCTTCCTGAGCCATCTGAAATGGTCATGGACCATCATGATCGGTTACATTGCGAGCATATTCAGCTGGTATCTGGTCACCCTTCCCCTGCGTTGA
- a CDS encoding ComF family protein: MVWIRKFFDVLFPRPCIGCGGRRLDDGEFLCGLCHDHVPFILPPFCATCGQPGEMEYEYPTEDFECGLCRKNTYRFDRARSLGVYGSVLKELVHFFKYQSHPGAIGDITLLIEQNLKEIGETYSGLEIIWVPLHRRKLKERGFDQSYVLADRLARLCCLPLVEGSLCRVRDTPPQARKTRAERMENVKGAFEVTCPERIAGRRLLVVDDVFTTGATVNEVAKVLKRAGADRVEVFTLARA, from the coding sequence GTGGTCTGGATCCGAAAATTTTTCGACGTCCTGTTCCCGCGCCCGTGCATCGGTTGCGGTGGAAGGCGTCTGGATGACGGTGAATTCCTGTGTGGACTGTGCCATGACCACGTCCCCTTCATTCTCCCTCCTTTTTGTGCCACCTGCGGTCAACCCGGAGAAATGGAGTACGAGTATCCAACCGAAGACTTCGAGTGCGGATTGTGCCGCAAGAATACCTATCGCTTTGACCGGGCACGGTCCCTGGGGGTGTACGGATCGGTGCTCAAGGAGCTGGTGCACTTTTTCAAATATCAGTCTCATCCGGGCGCCATCGGCGATATCACTTTGCTGATCGAACAGAACCTGAAAGAAATTGGCGAAACCTATTCCGGCCTGGAAATCATCTGGGTGCCGTTGCATCGGCGTAAATTAAAAGAACGTGGGTTCGACCAGTCTTATGTGCTTGCCGACCGGCTGGCACGTCTGTGTTGCCTGCCCCTTGTGGAAGGGAGCCTTTGCCGGGTCCGCGATACGCCGCCGCAGGCGAGAAAAACCCGTGCCGAGCGCATGGAAAACGTAAAAGGAGCGTTCGAGGTGACCTGTCCGGAACGGATTGCGGGCCGCCGCCTGCTGGTGGTGGACGATGTGTTCACCACCGGGGCGACGGTCAACGAAGTGGCCAAAGTATTGAAACGCGCGGGAGCGGACCGGGTGGAAGTGTTCACCCTTGCCCGCGCCTGA
- a CDS encoding class I SAM-dependent methyltransferase: protein MWDQAARWYDSLVGFKGSEYQKNIILPGTERMLDLKKGREVLDLACGQGVLSRHLAQKGLQVTGLDVSEELIRFAGKRTGKGVRFVCADAADSKALTDRTFDAVACLLAIQNIEHLQPVFENVRRWLKPQGRFVMVTTHPCFRIPRQTHWGWDEEKKIQYRRVDLYLSPNTIPILTPPMARSQVYTTTYHRSLQDYFAALNAAGLQVDLLEEWTSHKNSEPGKRAKAENRARQEIPLFLALRAVPAKA from the coding sequence TTGTGGGACCAGGCGGCACGGTGGTACGATTCCCTGGTCGGCTTTAAAGGGAGTGAGTACCAGAAGAACATCATCCTTCCCGGCACCGAGCGCATGCTGGATCTCAAAAAGGGCCGGGAGGTACTGGACCTTGCCTGCGGGCAGGGGGTGCTGTCGCGCCATCTTGCGCAAAAGGGGTTGCAGGTGACGGGACTCGACGTGTCGGAGGAGTTGATCCGCTTTGCCGGCAAGCGGACCGGGAAGGGAGTTCGGTTTGTCTGCGCGGACGCGGCCGATTCCAAAGCGCTCACTGACAGGACGTTCGATGCGGTCGCCTGCCTTTTGGCCATACAAAACATCGAGCACCTGCAACCGGTATTCGAAAACGTGCGGCGCTGGTTGAAACCTCAGGGACGGTTTGTGATGGTGACGACGCATCCGTGCTTCCGCATTCCGCGGCAGACGCACTGGGGCTGGGACGAGGAAAAGAAAATCCAGTACCGAAGGGTTGATCTGTACCTGTCGCCCAACACGATCCCAATCCTCACGCCGCCGATGGCGCGATCGCAGGTTTACACGACGACGTACCATCGGTCATTGCAGGATTATTTTGCGGCGCTCAACGCGGCGGGATTGCAGGTGGACCTGCTGGAGGAGTGGACGTCGCACAAGAACAGCGAGCCGGGCAAGCGCGCCAAAGCGGAAAACCGGGCGCGTCAGGAAATCCCACTCTTTTTGGCATTGCGCGCGGTACCGGCGAAGGCGTGA
- the dxs gene encoding 1-deoxy-D-xylulose-5-phosphate synthase, with product MSKFLQKINSPQDLKSLSRENLPDLAAEIRDALLNTISKTGGHLGSNMGVVELTIALHYVYESPKDMFIWDVGHQTYVHKLLTGRRDRFHTLRQYEGLSGFTKREENEHDHWNCGHGGTSISAALAFAKARDLKKEDHNVLAIIGDGSMTAGMAFEGLNHTGHLQTDMVVVLNDNEMSISNNVGGMSAHLSQIMTGQVMTKIKREIDQLLLAIPGIGKDISRYAHKIDEAIKGVFIPGRLFEDLGFRYIGPIDGHNTDALIETFEAIKGLKGPTLVHVITRKGKGYKVAEEKADVWHGASPFDIETGVFHKKASNPNYTSVFAQALIDLAKEDETIIGITAAMPDGAGISKFGKEFPERTFDVGMAEQHAVDFAGAMALKGLRPVAAIYSTFLQRAYDQVVHDVCLMNIPVVFAMDRAGIVGEDGATHQGLYDIAYLRTLPNMVIMAPKDENEMRHMLKTAIYHNGPAALRYPRGAGLGVDLDPEIQEMEIGKGEVLKEGTDIALVAYGHMVRPAENVAKKLEEQGISVAVINARFVKPLDEELVLRYARATQCMVTLEEHSEQGGFGSAVLEALHKEPSDQAFQVKCIGVADIVVEHGAPALVRRDLKIDEEGLLETISQFYGQVMEMSLVSGMNHQNNGSKHSHPSNGAKETVKPTLRTA from the coding sequence ATGAGCAAATTTTTGCAAAAAATCAACAGTCCCCAGGATCTGAAATCGTTGAGCCGGGAAAACCTGCCGGACCTGGCGGCGGAAATCCGCGATGCTCTCCTGAATACCATCTCCAAAACCGGAGGGCACCTGGGGTCGAACATGGGTGTGGTCGAATTGACCATCGCCCTGCACTATGTGTATGAAAGTCCGAAGGACATGTTCATCTGGGACGTGGGTCACCAGACCTACGTGCACAAACTGTTGACCGGCCGACGCGATCGGTTCCACACCCTGCGCCAATATGAAGGATTGAGCGGTTTCACCAAGCGTGAAGAGAACGAGCACGATCATTGGAACTGCGGGCATGGCGGTACATCCATTTCGGCGGCACTGGCGTTTGCCAAGGCGCGCGACCTGAAAAAAGAAGATCACAATGTGCTGGCAATCATCGGCGATGGTTCCATGACGGCAGGCATGGCGTTTGAAGGCCTGAACCATACGGGGCACCTGCAGACCGACATGGTGGTGGTGCTGAATGACAACGAGATGTCCATCTCCAACAACGTTGGCGGGATGTCGGCTCATCTGAGCCAGATCATGACCGGACAGGTCATGACCAAGATCAAACGTGAGATCGACCAGCTTCTGCTCGCCATTCCGGGAATCGGCAAGGATATTTCCCGTTATGCGCACAAGATCGACGAGGCCATCAAAGGCGTGTTCATTCCAGGACGGCTGTTCGAGGACCTGGGATTTCGTTACATCGGCCCGATCGACGGCCACAACACGGATGCGCTGATTGAAACCTTTGAGGCCATCAAGGGATTGAAAGGTCCGACCCTGGTTCACGTAATCACCCGCAAGGGTAAGGGGTACAAGGTGGCGGAGGAAAAAGCCGACGTGTGGCATGGCGCTTCTCCGTTCGACATTGAAACCGGAGTTTTTCACAAAAAGGCTTCGAACCCGAATTACACCTCCGTTTTCGCGCAGGCACTGATTGACCTGGCGAAAGAGGATGAGACCATCATCGGTATCACCGCCGCCATGCCGGACGGCGCGGGCATCAGCAAGTTCGGCAAGGAGTTTCCGGAGCGTACATTCGATGTGGGCATGGCCGAACAGCATGCAGTGGATTTCGCGGGTGCGATGGCGCTCAAGGGCTTGCGCCCCGTTGCGGCCATCTACTCCACATTCCTGCAACGCGCCTACGACCAGGTGGTGCATGACGTGTGCCTGATGAACATCCCGGTCGTGTTTGCCATGGACCGCGCAGGCATCGTCGGCGAAGATGGCGCGACGCATCAGGGACTGTACGACATCGCCTACCTGCGCACTCTCCCGAACATGGTCATCATGGCGCCGAAAGATGAAAACGAAATGCGTCACATGCTCAAAACGGCCATTTACCACAATGGTCCCGCTGCACTGCGTTATCCGCGGGGCGCGGGCCTGGGTGTCGATCTCGATCCGGAAATCCAGGAAATGGAGATCGGCAAGGGCGAGGTTTTGAAAGAAGGCACGGACATCGCCCTCGTGGCTTACGGCCACATGGTGCGCCCGGCAGAGAACGTTGCCAAAAAACTTGAAGAGCAGGGCATCAGTGTGGCGGTCATCAACGCCCGCTTTGTCAAGCCGCTTGACGAAGAACTGGTTCTGCGCTACGCCCGCGCCACGCAGTGCATGGTGACGCTGGAAGAGCATTCGGAGCAGGGCGGGTTCGGTTCCGCCGTGCTGGAAGCGCTCCACAAGGAACCGTCTGACCAGGCGTTCCAGGTGAAGTGCATTGGTGTCGCAGACATCGTGGTGGAGCACGGCGCGCCAGCCCTGGTTCGCCGCGACCTGAAGATCGACGAAGAGGGTCTTTTGGAAACAATTTCCCAGTTCTATGGCCAGGTCATGGAAATGTCCCTGGTTTCCGGGATGAACCACCAGAACAATGGGAGCAAACACAGCCATCCGTCCAACGGAGCCAAGGAAACCGTCAAACCCACTCTCAGGACGGCCTGA
- a CDS encoding mechanosensitive ion channel family protein, giving the protein MPQIHCLHSFLLSCFLRYFLLIVVVSLFTLPLPSPAWAQNSNTPSTEPSAQENVQKMLFLLSKQITQVQARLKALNDMPATPSVNKKREDLLSQIDGLQRNFESLATQLSADQLFEGDPKKSDWSQKLESLIMPLLEATSDLTEKPRRIENLKTRIDLLGTQLRNYEEGRKNIEALLTAARENRPPLNEQEEQFLTRLENLKDKYNPELIRLKLLEARRALKKEMANSEPFIDTATRSIKNFFKHRGLNLLISISIFIAIWYLLIKLRLYIVGDKSLFSFEPWMQKVLMTAYTGLVLVLCVVSSLVSLYLLNDWLLLSVVILFLLAVAWASRQFIPRLFQEMRLALNLGTVKENERLIWKGVPWYVEGIGLQAALKNPSLEGGSVLLPVGELVGQHSRPVVEDEPWFPTEVGDWVILADGTYGRVQHQTMEQVVLELKGGTEHFYTTMDFLSKTPKNISHGFRYDIVFGLDYETQPRVCDEIPELFEKGLRENLKNHFQEGEPDFTHLEITFDEAGSSSLNLRIVVHVDGRCAEWYDELKREIQAALVRICNENQLRIPFTQLTVTLAGDNKQSMQTTSARKDDPPSRV; this is encoded by the coding sequence ATGCCCCAAATTCATTGCCTGCATTCTTTTCTCCTGTCTTGTTTCCTGCGGTATTTTCTTTTAATAGTCGTCGTTTCTCTTTTCACCCTCCCCCTTCCCTCCCCTGCCTGGGCCCAAAACAGCAACACACCTTCCACCGAGCCTTCCGCCCAGGAAAACGTCCAGAAAATGCTGTTTCTGCTGTCCAAACAGATCACACAGGTTCAGGCACGCCTCAAAGCCCTGAACGACATGCCCGCCACTCCCTCCGTCAACAAAAAGCGGGAGGATCTGCTCTCACAGATTGACGGACTGCAACGCAACTTCGAATCGCTGGCCACGCAATTGAGTGCCGACCAGTTGTTCGAAGGCGACCCGAAAAAATCCGATTGGAGCCAGAAGCTGGAATCGCTCATCATGCCACTTCTTGAAGCAACCAGCGATTTGACGGAAAAGCCGCGCCGGATCGAAAACCTCAAAACACGTATTGACCTTTTAGGCACTCAGTTACGCAATTACGAAGAAGGACGCAAAAATATTGAAGCGTTGTTGACCGCCGCCCGCGAAAACCGCCCACCGCTCAATGAGCAGGAGGAGCAGTTCCTGACCCGTCTAGAAAACCTGAAAGACAAATACAATCCGGAATTGATCCGCCTGAAACTCCTTGAAGCCCGCCGCGCTTTGAAAAAAGAAATGGCCAACAGCGAACCCTTTATCGACACCGCCACGCGCTCCATTAAAAACTTTTTCAAGCACCGCGGGCTCAACCTTCTCATCTCCATCAGCATTTTCATTGCCATCTGGTACCTTCTCATCAAACTGCGGCTCTACATCGTCGGTGACAAGAGTCTGTTCTCATTCGAGCCATGGATGCAGAAGGTGCTGATGACCGCCTACACCGGTCTGGTGCTGGTGCTGTGCGTTGTGTCCAGTCTGGTGTCACTGTACCTGTTGAACGACTGGCTGTTGCTCAGCGTAGTCATTTTGTTTCTGCTCGCGGTGGCGTGGGCGTCGCGCCAGTTCATCCCGCGGCTGTTTCAGGAGATGCGCCTCGCCCTCAACCTCGGTACGGTCAAAGAAAACGAACGCCTCATTTGGAAGGGCGTGCCTTGGTACGTGGAAGGCATCGGCCTGCAGGCGGCGCTCAAAAACCCGAGCCTGGAAGGGGGCAGTGTTCTCCTCCCCGTGGGCGAATTGGTCGGGCAACACTCACGGCCCGTGGTCGAGGACGAACCCTGGTTTCCCACCGAGGTCGGTGACTGGGTCATCCTCGCCGACGGGACTTATGGCCGGGTACAGCACCAGACCATGGAACAGGTCGTGCTGGAACTCAAAGGCGGCACGGAACACTTTTACACGACGATGGATTTTCTGTCGAAAACGCCGAAGAACATCTCACACGGGTTCCGTTACGACATCGTCTTCGGTCTCGACTACGAAACCCAGCCGAGGGTGTGCGATGAGATTCCGGAACTGTTCGAGAAAGGACTGCGCGAGAACCTGAAAAACCATTTTCAGGAGGGCGAACCGGATTTCACGCATCTGGAGATCACCTTCGACGAGGCGGGAAGCAGTTCACTCAACCTGCGCATCGTGGTTCACGTGGACGGCCGGTGTGCGGAATGGTACGATGAACTCAAGCGCGAAATCCAGGCCGCCCTGGTTCGCATCTGCAACGAAAACCAACTGCGTATCCCGTTCACACAGCTCACGGTCACTCTAGCCGGTGACAATAAGCAATCCATGCAAACTACATCCGCCCGGAAAGACGACCCTCCCTCCCGTGTTTGA